The DNA region CTCGGGCTGCCGGACAGGGACGACGTGCGGGCGGGCGTGATCGCGTACAAACTCGCGGCGCATGCGGCGGATCTCGCGAAGGGGCATCCGGCTTCGCAGTATCGCGACAATGCGCTGTCGAAGGCGCGCTTCGAGTTTCGCTGGGAGGATCAGTTCAATCTCTCGCTCGATCCGGAGAAGGCGCGGGAGTTTCACGATGCGACGCTGCCTCAGGACAGCGCGAAGACGGCGCATTTTTGCTCCATGTGCGGGCCGCAGTTTTGTTCGATGAAAATAACCGAGGATGTGCGCCGCTATGCAGAGGAGCACGGCATGGATGGAGCGGCGGCGTTGCAGGCGGGCCTCGAAGCGAAGGCCGGCGAATTTCGCGAAGCGGGCGGAGAGTTGTACGCGGCGGAGGAGAAACGATGAGCGCGACAAGTGACGCGGCAACTACGGTGGCGGCGGGCGTGATGAGAGTTTTTGTGAATGACCAGCCGCGTGAAATCGCGGCGGAGACGCCGCTGGCTGTTTTGATGGGCGGGCTCGGGTTGGCGGAGCGCAAGGGCATCGCGGCGGCGCTGAATGGCGCGGTCGTTTCACGGAGCGAATGGGTGAACCGCCGGTTGACCGCGGGTGATCGCGTGATTGTTATCCAAGCGACACAGGGCGGTTAAAACGGGAACACGCGCGCGGGCGCCAACGAACATTCTTACCATGAAACTGATCGTGATTTCTCCAGAGGGCGACGATGCGCGGGAGGTGCCTGCGCTGATGGCGATGCTGGCGGCAGGGCTGGAACGGTATCACGTACGCAAGCCAGGGTGGTCGCGGGAAAAGTTGGAAATCTGGCTGCGGAGTTTGCCCGAGCGCTGGCGTTCGCGGCTCGTGCTGCATCAGCACCACGAGCTGGTGGATGAGCTGGGGTTTGGCGGGAGGCACTGGCGCGATGATGGCACGGCGCTGTTGGAACCGCCGGCGGTGTCTATGGCGCCGTTTCAAATGGTGGATCGCATCGGACCGTATGGTGTTTCGAGCCGGGCGTGTCATGACCTCGCGGCGTTGCGGGCGGCGATGGGGCGGTACGACTCGGTGTTGCTGGGTCCGGTGTTTCCCTCGATCTCGAAGGAAGGTTATGGGCCGACGGGGATGCTGAGCTTGAACGAACTTTATCATCTGCTGCGCAACCGGACGCCGGGGCAGAAATTCACGCAGGTGATCGGCATCGGCGGGCTCACGGCGGCGAATGCGCCGCGTTGCCGGAACTTCGGTTTCGATGGCGTGGCGACGCTCGGTGCGGTGTGGCAGTCGACCGATCCGGTGCGCGCGTTTTTCGAGATCCAATCGGCCATTTCTTATCATGCCACTTGAACACCGGCAGCTGCACCCGCTGATGTGCCTGACGCAGGACGGGCTGGCGGAAACGCATCTCGAACAGGCGACGCGGCTGCTGATCGCGGGCGCGAGGTGGATTCAAGTACGCATGAAGCGTGGGACGCCGCAGGAGAGACTGACGATGGCGGGGATGATCGCGCCGCTGTGCCGGCAGTATGGAGCTATCTGCATCGTGAACGACAGCGTGGACATCGCGATCGCGGTGAACGCGCATGGCGTCCATCTCGGCAAGACCGACGGGCTGTGGAGCGCGGCGCGGAAGGAGATGGGGCGCGAGATGATTATCGGCGGGACGATCAACAACGAGGCCGACGCACGGCGGGCGATCCGGGCGAATTGTTTGGATTACGTCGGGATCGGGCCGTGGCGTTTCACGACGACGAAGGAAAATCTTTCGCCGGTGCTCGGGCCGACAGGAGTGGCGACACTGGTGGCGCAGCTCGATGGAATCCCGGTGTGGGCGATTGGCGGAATCACGGCGGCGGATCTGCCGGAGGTGCGGGCGAGCGGGGCGGTGGGCGCGGCGGTGACGTCGGCGCTCTATCGCGACGGGCGGGTGCAGGATAATTTTCACGAACTCAATGCGGCCTGGAAGCAGGCGATGAAAACATGATGACGACGAACACGACGAAAATACGGACATTCGAAACCGAGCCACTGGTCATCGCCGGTGTGACGTTTTCTTCGCGGCTGTTTCTCGGCACGGGGAAGTACAGCTCGAGTGCGGCGATGCGCGAGAGCATCGCGGCGTCGGGCTCGCAGCTGGTGACGGTGGCGTTGAGGCGCGTGCGGACCGATGGCGGCGTGGACGACATTCTCGATCACATCGACCGGGAGCGGTGTCGGTTGCTGCCCAATACGTCGGGCGTGCGCGATGCGAAGGAGGCTGTGCTGGCGGCGGAGCTGGCGCGCGAGGCGATGGAGACGAACTGGGTGAAACTGGAGATTCATCCCGACCCGAAGTACCTGATGCCCGATCCGGTGGAGACGTTGCTGGCGACGCGGGAGTTGGTGAAGCGCGGCTTCGTGGTGTTGCCGTATGTCCACGCCGACCCGGTGTTGTGCAAGCAGCTCGAAGAGGCGGGTGCGGCGGCGGTGATGCCGCTGGGCGCGCCGATCGGGAGCAATCGCGGGCTGGAGACGCGGGCGTTTTTGGAAATCATCCTCGCACAGGCGCGCGTGCCGGTGGTGATCGATGCGGGGCTCGGCGCGCCGTCTCATGCGGCGGCGGCGCTGGAGATGGGCGCGGATGCGGTGCTCGTGAATACGGCGATCGCGGCGGCGAGCGATCCGGTGGGGATGGGAGCGGCGTTTAGGAAAGCGGTCGAAGCCGGGCGGCTCGGGTATGAGGCGGGACTGGCGGCGCGTGGGGCGGAGTTGCGGGCGGTGGCGACGTCGCCGCTGACGGCGTTTTTGAGCGAGGTCTGATGCCCATGAGTTTTCTAGAGATTTGGAGACGGCATGATTTCGCGGCGTCTGGGGCGGCGATACGTGCGAAGACGACTGCCGATGTGCGGCGGGCGCTGGGGTGTGCGACTGTGGGGCGCGGGCTCGGGCAGGAGGATTTGCAGTCGTTGTTGTCGCCGGCGGCGCGGCCGTTTTTGGAGGAGATGGCGCAGCTGAGTCACCGGCTGACGGTGGAGCGGTTTGGGAGGACGATGCAGTTGTTCGCACCGATGTACTTGTCGAACGTCTGCGCGAATGTGTGCAGCTATTGCGGGTTCAGCGCGCAGAATCGCATCCCGAGAAAAGTGCTGAGCGATGCGGAGATTTTGGCGGATGCGGCGGTGTTGAAGGCGCATGGGTTCGATCACGTGTTGCTCGTCACGGGGGAATCGGGGCGCGTGGGGGTGAATTATCTGGCGAATGCGCTGCGGGTGCTCAGGGAAAAATTCTCGAGTCTGTCGATCGAGGTGCAGCCGCTGGATGAGGCTGAGTATGCGGCGCTGGTCGAAGAAGGGCTGAGCGCGGTGCTGGTTTATCAAGAGACGTACGACGCGGCGATTTATCCGAAGCATCACGTGAGCGGGCCGAAGTCGGACATGCGCTACCGGCTGGAGACGCCGGACCGACTGGGGCGCGCGGGGGTGAAGAAGATCGGGCTCGGGGCGCTGTTCGGGCTGAGCGACTGGCGGGCGGATGCGTGGTTCACCGGGATGCATCTGCGGTATCTGGAGAGGACGTACTGGAAAACGAGGTACAGTCTGTCGTTTCCGCGGCTGAGGCCGCACGAAGGCGGGGATGTGGCGGTGACGCCGTTTGACGAGCGTGATCTGGTGCAGGCGGTGTGCGCGTTCCGGTTGTTCAGTCAGGAAGTGGAGCTGTCGCTCTCGACGCGGGAGTGTGAGGCGTTTCGCGACCGGGCGTTCCGGCTGGGTTTCACGACGATGAGCGCGGGCTCGCGGACGAATCCGGGCGGGTATGCGAGCGCGCCGGAATCGCTGGAGCAGTTTGAAATCGACGATGCGCGGAATCCGGCGGAGGTGGCGGCGATGTTGCGCGGGCAGGGTTACGAAGCGGTGTGGAAGGACTGGGATGCGACGTATGACGGGCGGACGAAACCGGCGGCGGTGCCAGAGGTGTGTGTCACATAATACGTGACACTTTTCGGGACGATGAAGCGCTCACTTTGCGTGCTGACGATCGCGGGTTCCGACAGCGGAGCGGGAGCGGGCGTGCAGGCGGATGCGCGGACGATCCATGCGTTGGGCGGCTATGCGCTGACAGCGATCACGGCGGTGACGGCGCAGAACACGCGGGGCGTGAAGGCGTGGCGGGCGGTGGGGAGAGGTTTGTTGCGCGCGCAGATTGAGGCAGTGCTCGGGGATTTTCCGGTGGCGGCGATCAAGACGGGGTTGTTGCCGGGGGCGGCGGCGGTGCGGGTGGTGGTGGAGATGTTGAAGGACTATTCAGGGAGAAGACGCATGCCGCTGGTGATCGATCCGGTGGTCGGCTCGACGAGCGGGACGAGGTTTTTGAGCGTGGTGGGGCTGCGGGCGTTGAAGGCGGAGTTGCTGCCGTGGGCGACGCTGGTGACGCCGAACTGGCCGGAGGCGGAGACGTTGAGCGGATTGCGCGTGAGGAGTTTTGAGGATGCGGAGCGGGCGGGACGGGAGATTTTGCGAAGCGGTTGCGGGGCGGTGCTGGTGAAGGGCGGTCACGCGCCGGGTGGACGGTGTCGCGATGTGCTGGTGATGCGGGATGCGAGCGATGACGTGGTGGTGCGCTGGTTCGAAGGGGCGCGGGTGAAGACGTGGAATACACATGGGACGGGATGTGTGCTGTCGGCGGCGATCGCGGTGGAGTTGGCGAAGGGACGCTCGTTGACGGTGGGCATAAAAAACGCGCGCCGGTTTTTGCGGCGCGCATTGGAGAACGGAAAGGAGACGGACTGGGGCGGGGGAGCGGGGCCGGCTTTCGCGGGGTGAGGCGTGAGGGGCTGCGCGGCAGTGCTCGGTCAGTTGAAACTGCGGGTCTGTTCCTGGCTTTGTTTGGCTACGCGGAGTTTCCCTTCAAACATGAGCAGCGAGGTGACCTGGTAAGTGGTTATGTTTTCGATGGAATAGACGGCAGTGGAGGTTGTGCCAATGACGGCACCGCCGGTTCCGCCGACGCCGACGAAAGCGGGAACCGCTTGAGTGGAGGTGGATGTGTGGCGCGTTTCTCGCGCGAGTTGGCGGTGGTAGATCCAGATTTCGGCCTGACCTTCGGCGACTTTGATCGGGGTGATTCCAAGCGGGCGACCGATCTGTTTGACGATGGCTTCGGCGGACATGCCGGGATTCAGCGTGCGGTTGGAGGAGGCTGCTGGCGAACTATCGGCGGAAGCGGCGTGGGCGACGGAGGAGACGACGAGACCGGCGAGCGCAACCGCGATGAGGCGGGCGGAGGTGGAGAGCGTTTTCATGATGAGCGAGTTTTCAGTTGGGACGCGGAGCCGGGGACAATGGAGTGACGTTATGCGGTGAGGTCCGGGTGGCGAGGGCGGGGCTGGTTCACACGTTTGAATGATGGGTGGTGGAGTGGTGGGTGCGGCGCTGTCGGGTGCGGGCTGGGTTTGTGCGAAGTGGAGCGACGGACATGAAAAAGCCGCGAGCGGTGGGCTCGCGGCTTTGAATGGGTGAGCGTTTCGAATCGATCAGGTCAGCTCAGGGAAACGCCTTTGGCTTTGGCGGCGCGGAGGAGGGCGTCGGCCATGTCGGTGGGCGTCGCGGCGACTTCGATACCGCATTCTTTGAAGACGGCGATCTTGGCTTCGGCGGTGTCCTCGGCTCCACCGACGATCGCACCGGCGTGACCCATGCGGCGGCCGGCGGGAGCGGTGGCTCCGGCGATGAAACCGGCGACGGGTTTCTTGCAGTTGTCTTTGATCCAACGGGCGGCTTCGACCTCGGCGTTGCCGCCGATTTCGCCGATGAGGATGATTCCTTTGGTGTCAGGGTCTTCGTTGAAGAGCTTGATGACGTCGAGGTGGCTGGTGCCGTTGACCGGGTCGCCGCCGATGCCGACGGAGGTGGATTGGCCGAGGCCCTTCGAGGTGATCTGATAAACGGCTTCGTAGGTGAGGGTGCCGGAGCGCGAGACGACGCCGACATGGCCCTTCTTGTGAATGTAGCCGGGGGCAATGCCGATGCGGCAGCCGCCTTTGGAGCCTTCTCCGGTGCCGGGCGTGACGAGGCCGGGGCAGTTGGGGCCGATGAGGCGGGTCTTCTTGCCGGCAATCGCGCGCTTCACGCGGATCATGTCTTTGATTGGAATGCCTTCGGTGATGCAGACGGCGAGGTCGAGACCGGCGTCAACGCACTCGAGGATGGCGTCGCCCGCGAAGGGCGGTGGGACGAAGATCACGGAGACGGTCGCGCCAGTGGCGGCGGCGGCTTCGTGGACGGAGTTGAAGATCGGGACCTTGTGGCCGGCGTGTTCGAAGAACTGACCGCCCTTGCCTGGCGTGACGCCGGCAACGACTTGCGTGCCGTAGTCGAGCGAGAGCTGGGCGTGTTTGCCGCCGAAGGCACCGGTGATGCCTTGGACGAGGATCTTGGTCTGAGGAGTGATGAGAATGGACATGGGAGTTTCCGCTTTTGGATTTTTGGTTGTTGGTCCGTGTCCGATTAGGCGACGAGTTTGACGATCTTCTGGGCGGCGTCGGCCATGGTGTCGCCCGAGACGAGCGCGAGGCCGGACTTGGCGAGGGTCTCTTTGCCCTTGGCGACGTTGTTGCCTTCGAGGCGGACGACGAGCGGGAGCTTGAGGCCGACTTCTTTGACGGCTTCGACAATGCCCTCGGCGATGACGTTACAGTCCATGATTCCGCCGAAGATGTTTACGAAGATGCCCTTTACGTTGGCGTCGCCGAGGATGATCTTGAAGGCCGCGACGACCTTTTCCTTCGAAGCGCCGCCGCCGACGTCGAGGAAGTTGGCGGGGTTGCCGCCGTAGTGTTTGATGATGTCCATCGTGGACATCGCGAGGCCGGCGCCGTTGACGAGGCAGGCGATGTTTCCGTCGAGGGCGATGTAGGCGAGTTCGTACTTGGAAGCTTCGATTTCTTTCGGGTCTTCCTCGTTGAGGTCGCGGAGGGCGACGATCTCGGGGTGGCGATAAAGGGCGTTGGAGTCGAAGGAGACCTTGGCGTCGAGCGCGAGGACTTCGCCGGTGGGCGTGGTGATCAGCGGGTTAACCTCGACCATGGCGGCGTCGGTTTCCCAGAAGAAGCGGTAAAGATTTTGGATGAGCTTGCCGGCATTCTTGGCTTCGCCGCCGGTGAGGCCGAGCGCTGAGATGACCTGGCGTACTTGGAAATCGGCGACGCCGTAGGCGGGATCGATGAGGACCTTGGTGATCTTCTCGGGCGTGTCGTGGGCGACTTTTTCGATTTCTACGCCGCCTTCAGTCGAGGCGACGATGACGGGCTTCGAGGTGGCGCGATCGAGGAGGATGGCGAGGTAGTATTCTTTTTTGATGTCGCTCGCGACGGTGAAGTAGACCGTCTGGACCTTGCGGCCGGCGGGGCCGGTCTGGATCGTGACGAGGGTGTTGTTGATCATCTTGCCGGCGACTTCCTTGGCGTCGGCCTTGGTCTTGTTGAACTTCACGCCGCCCTTGTAGCCGTCGGTGAAGGTGCCCTTGCCGCGGCCACCGGCGTGGATTTGCGACTTCACCATGGTCGGGCCTTCCGGGAGCTGGGCGAGGGCGGAGTCGAACTCCGCCGCTGATTTGGCCGACACGCCTTGGGGGACAGCGATGCCGAACTTCTCGAAGAGTGCTTTGGCCTGATACTCGTGAATGTTCATGACTGTGGAGGGGTTTGCCACAAGGCGGGAGGAGGTGGCACGCCTAAAAGCGGCTCTAACGACGGACGGTAAAGGAGCTGATGCGGGATTGCGTTCAACTTATGCGTCTCGCAGCCTCCGCGCCCATGCAATCGCACGAGCTGCTGAAGGAAGTTCTTAAGAAAACGAGCGCGAAACAGATCGCCGCCGACATGGGGCTCTCTCTTTCGCTGATCTATAAATGGGCGGAACCTCCTGCCGACGATAGCGGCAGTGGTGCCAATAATCCTCTGGATCGCATCGAGCAACTGCTGCGCACGACGAACGATCATCGTGTGGCGCAGTGGGTATGTGAGCGCGCGGGTGGATTTTTTATCACGAATCCCGAGGCGAAGCCGCATCCGTATTCCTTGATCCCGGCGACGAACGACATCGTACAGGAGTTCGCCGACATGCTGCAGGTGATCGCGCTGGCGGCTTCCGACCAGAAGGTGACGAAGGAAGAGGCGAAGAACATTCGTGGACGCTGGGAAGAGTTGAAGAGCGTGACGGAGGGTTTCGTGCGCTCGGCTGAGAAAGGGAATTTTGCTGAGCTGGAGCGGGAGCTTCAGAGTAAGGCTACGCACTGACGGCGCACGGAGTGCGGCTGGAGAGAGAAGTGTGGGAAGTGAGAGAAGCGTGGCGGGAGGGTGGGGCGGTGAGGAGGAGAGGTGGAGCGCAGTGGCTGCATGCGGTGTTGCGGGAAGGCCTCGGTGTTGAGGATTAGTCAACTGGTGGACCTCGTCGGTTGATCGGAGGGGCGTGGTTGAAATGACTCATGCCGAGGATAGGCGCACGCGTTTTCCCCGGAGAATCATATTCTGTCGCGAGAGGCAGGGCTGGAGGGAGGTCACTCGCGCAGGTACGTGGAAGTGGGATGATGGCGGTGGATTGAGAGGTAGCGCAGATGTTTCGGCGGGTGATTGATGGGCCTTCGGGAGCGGCGTCGCGGGTGCGCTGAGCGATCTTGCGCGCATGTGCGCAAAACTGACCGGTATTACTTTAGTTATTGAAAGTAACACTCGTTAAGGCCGAGGGCTCGCGGGAATTTTTGAGAAAATTTCACGAGAACGGGTGCTGGCAAGCAACCTGCTAAAATGCACCGGCTTCATACCTCGCCCCGGCTCAACCCCAGTGCGCGATGAACCGCGACCCAACATCCAAACAACAACACACACACCATGACGAAACATGTCATCCCACTCGGCGGCATCGCCGCCGCCGTGATCCTGGCCTCCTCGGCCTCTGCTGAAATCAAGGTTAACGAAAACCTCTCCTTCGGTGGTTATATTGTCGGCTCCGCGACGCTCACCGACATTGATGGAGCGAGCACAACCAGCACGATGGATATCGATGCCACCAAGTTGATCACGACCGCGAAATTTGCTCCCGTCACGGGTACGCTGAGTTTTTTCGCCGGATCCGATAACGATGTGACCGTCCTCGATGCCTACGCTAGCTATGACGCGGGCAATGGTATCACCGTCACTGGCGGCAAATTCCTTAGCTGGCTCGGTTACGAAGCTTTCGATCCCGTCAACATGACGCAGATCACCTACGGCTGGCAGCCGCTGGCTGGCTCCATCTCCGGTCTTATTGGCATCCCGGCCTACCATAGTGGTGTGAAGATTGAAAAATCAGGCGACGGCTATACCTCGGGTTTTGCTGTCCTCGATTCCAATCGCTACGACACGACTGCCGTCAAGGGCGATGGCCGACTCGATCACGGCGCAGGCTTCGAAGCTTACACCACTTTCAAGAGCGGCAATTTCACGACCTTCATCGGCGCCGCTTACGACAAGGATGATTGGGCCGATCTCGCCACCTACAGCGGTGACGTTTGGTTTCAGTACGCTGAAGGCGCCAACACCTTCGCGCTCGAACTCTGTTACGCCAACCAAGACCCAAAAATCGGCGACAACACCGCCAGCTACTTCTGGCTGCTCTTCGCGAAGCATACATTCTCCGAAAAATTTGCTCTTTCGGGTCGTGTCTCGGGCGGTAACGTCGATGGCACACCCGCCGATGCCGAATACATCAAGGGCACGATCGCTCCCGCTTGGACGATCACGCCAAATCTCGAGATCGTCGGCGAAGTCAGCTACACGACATTCGACGGCGTCGGTTTCGATAACGGTCTGTTCGCCGGCCTCCAGGCCCGCTTCAAGTTCTAATCTGAACCAGGTTTCTTCCACCGGCTGATCGCGCGCACTGCGAGCATCAGCCGGTTCTCCACGCGGCGCTGCGAGGCGAGTCCCGGCTGCGTGTTTTTCCTCGGAAACGTTCCCTGCTTTTTTCGGCCGAGCCCCTCACTGGCTCGCGGCCACCTTCATCCCCGCCCCTGCAACAATTGTCCCCTATGATCACTAACGCTTCAAAATTCCTCGCGGCTGGCGCACTCGCTCTGGGTGCCACACTCGCTTCCTCCCACGCTCAGGAAACCGTCAAAGTCGGCGTGCTTCACTCGTTATCAGGCACGATGGCCATCTCGGAAACGTCCCTGCGCGACGTGCTCCTCTTCACCTTCGACGAGATCAACGCCAAAGGCGGCGTGCTCGGCAAAAAGATCGAACCGGTCGTCGTTGACGGCGCCTCGAACTGGCCTCTCTTCGCCGAAAAAGCCAAGCAGCTCCTCGAGCAGGACAAGGTCGCTGTGACCTTCGGCTGCTGGACCTCCGTGAGCCGCAAATCCGTCCTTCCCGTTTACGAGAAGAACAACGGCCTCCTCTTCTATCCCGTGCAGTACGAGGGCGAAGAAGAGTCGCAGAACGTTTTCTACACAGCCGAGGCTGTTAACCAGCAGGCTACGCCCGCCGTCGATTACCTCCTCGAGCAAGGCTACAAGAAGTTCTACCTGCTCGGTTCCGACTACGTGTATCCACAAACCACGAACCTCGTGCTCCTCGAGTATCTCCTGAGCAAGGGCGTTCCTCTCGCCAACATCGGCGGCGGTTTGAAGGAAGAAGGCGGCAAGGTCATCTCCGCCGGCAAGTACACGCCGTTCGGCCACACCGACTACCAGCAGATCGTCGCTGAAATTAAACAGTTTGCCGCAGGTGGTGGCGCTGCCGTCATCAGCACGCTCAACGGCGACACCAATGTTCCTTTCTTCAAGGAATACGCCGCCGCCGGTCTCACCGCCGACACCTGCCCGGTCGTTTCCTTCTCGATCTCGGAAGATGAATTCCGCGGTCTCCCCGCGAAGCAGCTCGTCGGCCAGCTCGGTTGCTGGACCTACTTCCAGTCGATCGAGTCGCCCGCCAACAAGAAGTTCATCGCTGACTTCCAGGCCTGGCTCGCGAAGTCCACCGTCTCCGGCATCGTCAAAGAAGGCCGCGTGACCTGCTCCCCGATGGTTCTCAGCTACGATGGTGTTTACCTCTGGAAAGCAGCTGTAGAAAAGGCCGGCTCCTTCGATGTCGATGCCGTGCGCAAGGCCCTGCAAAGCGGTCTCTCCTTCGATGGTCCTGGCGGCAAGGTCACCACGCAGAAGAACATGCACCTGACCAAGAACGTCTTCATCGGCGAAACCAAGGCCGACGGTCAGTTCAAGATCATCAAGAGCTTCGACAACGTGGTCGGCGAGCCTTGGCTCAAAGGTAAGTACAAGAAGTAAGGGTTCCGCTCTTCTGCTCGTCCACGGCGGCCAATGCCGTGGTCTTCGAATCAGTTAATCTGTCGTTTGTTATTCCGGAGGGGTGGGTTCCCCAGTCTGTGAACCTGCCCCTCCGGTCTGGTTTTCCGGTGTATCGAAAAAATTCATATCACTGTCCGCCGTGATCGTCCCGACTCCATTCCGTCTTTCTCTCTTCGCT from Nibricoccus aquaticus includes:
- a CDS encoding phage regulatory CII family protein, with product MQSHELLKEVLKKTSAKQIAADMGLSLSLIYKWAEPPADDSGSGANNPLDRIEQLLRTTNDHRVAQWVCERAGGFFITNPEAKPHPYSLIPATNDIVQEFADMLQVIALAASDQKVTKEEAKNIRGRWEELKSVTEGFVRSAEKGNFAELERELQSKATH
- the sucC gene encoding ADP-forming succinate--CoA ligase subunit beta; translation: MNIHEYQAKALFEKFGIAVPQGVSAKSAAEFDSALAQLPEGPTMVKSQIHAGGRGKGTFTDGYKGGVKFNKTKADAKEVAGKMINNTLVTIQTGPAGRKVQTVYFTVASDIKKEYYLAILLDRATSKPVIVASTEGGVEIEKVAHDTPEKITKVLIDPAYGVADFQVRQVISALGLTGGEAKNAGKLIQNLYRFFWETDAAMVEVNPLITTPTGEVLALDAKVSFDSNALYRHPEIVALRDLNEEDPKEIEASKYELAYIALDGNIACLVNGAGLAMSTMDIIKHYGGNPANFLDVGGGASKEKVVAAFKIILGDANVKGIFVNIFGGIMDCNVIAEGIVEAVKEVGLKLPLVVRLEGNNVAKGKETLAKSGLALVSGDTMADAAQKIVKLVA
- the sucD gene encoding succinate--CoA ligase subunit alpha produces the protein MSILITPQTKILVQGITGAFGGKHAQLSLDYGTQVVAGVTPGKGGQFFEHAGHKVPIFNSVHEAAAATGATVSVIFVPPPFAGDAILECVDAGLDLAVCITEGIPIKDMIRVKRAIAGKKTRLIGPNCPGLVTPGTGEGSKGGCRIGIAPGYIHKKGHVGVVSRSGTLTYEAVYQITSKGLGQSTSVGIGGDPVNGTSHLDVIKLFNEDPDTKGIILIGEIGGNAEVEAARWIKDNCKKPVAGFIAGATAPAGRRMGHAGAIVGGAEDTAEAKIAVFKECGIEVAATPTDMADALLRAAKAKGVSLS
- a CDS encoding outer membrane beta-barrel protein produces the protein MTKHVIPLGGIAAAVILASSASAEIKVNENLSFGGYIVGSATLTDIDGASTTSTMDIDATKLITTAKFAPVTGTLSFFAGSDNDVTVLDAYASYDAGNGITVTGGKFLSWLGYEAFDPVNMTQITYGWQPLAGSISGLIGIPAYHSGVKIEKSGDGYTSGFAVLDSNRYDTTAVKGDGRLDHGAGFEAYTTFKSGNFTTFIGAAYDKDDWADLATYSGDVWFQYAEGANTFALELCYANQDPKIGDNTASYFWLLFAKHTFSEKFALSGRVSGGNVDGTPADAEYIKGTIAPAWTITPNLEIVGEVSYTTFDGVGFDNGLFAGLQARFKF
- the thiE gene encoding thiamine phosphate synthase, with product MPLEHRQLHPLMCLTQDGLAETHLEQATRLLIAGARWIQVRMKRGTPQERLTMAGMIAPLCRQYGAICIVNDSVDIAIAVNAHGVHLGKTDGLWSAARKEMGREMIIGGTINNEADARRAIRANCLDYVGIGPWRFTTTKENLSPVLGPTGVATLVAQLDGIPVWAIGGITAADLPEVRASGAVGAAVTSALYRDGRVQDNFHELNAAWKQAMKT
- the thiH gene encoding 2-iminoacetate synthase ThiH — encoded protein: MSFLEIWRRHDFAASGAAIRAKTTADVRRALGCATVGRGLGQEDLQSLLSPAARPFLEEMAQLSHRLTVERFGRTMQLFAPMYLSNVCANVCSYCGFSAQNRIPRKVLSDAEILADAAVLKAHGFDHVLLVTGESGRVGVNYLANALRVLREKFSSLSIEVQPLDEAEYAALVEEGLSAVLVYQETYDAAIYPKHHVSGPKSDMRYRLETPDRLGRAGVKKIGLGALFGLSDWRADAWFTGMHLRYLERTYWKTRYSLSFPRLRPHEGGDVAVTPFDERDLVQAVCAFRLFSQEVELSLSTRECEAFRDRAFRLGFTTMSAGSRTNPGGYASAPESLEQFEIDDARNPAEVAAMLRGQGYEAVWKDWDATYDGRTKPAAVPEVCVT
- the thiS gene encoding sulfur carrier protein ThiS, which translates into the protein MNDQPREIAAETPLAVLMGGLGLAERKGIAAALNGAVVSRSEWVNRRLTAGDRVIVIQATQGG
- the urtA gene encoding urea ABC transporter substrate-binding protein: MITNASKFLAAGALALGATLASSHAQETVKVGVLHSLSGTMAISETSLRDVLLFTFDEINAKGGVLGKKIEPVVVDGASNWPLFAEKAKQLLEQDKVAVTFGCWTSVSRKSVLPVYEKNNGLLFYPVQYEGEEESQNVFYTAEAVNQQATPAVDYLLEQGYKKFYLLGSDYVYPQTTNLVLLEYLLSKGVPLANIGGGLKEEGGKVISAGKYTPFGHTDYQQIVAEIKQFAAGGGAAVISTLNGDTNVPFFKEYAAAGLTADTCPVVSFSISEDEFRGLPAKQLVGQLGCWTYFQSIESPANKKFIADFQAWLAKSTVSGIVKEGRVTCSPMVLSYDGVYLWKAAVEKAGSFDVDAVRKALQSGLSFDGPGGKVTTQKNMHLTKNVFIGETKADGQFKIIKSFDNVVGEPWLKGKYKK
- a CDS encoding thiazole synthase, producing MTTNTTKIRTFETEPLVIAGVTFSSRLFLGTGKYSSSAAMRESIAASGSQLVTVALRRVRTDGGVDDILDHIDRERCRLLPNTSGVRDAKEAVLAAELAREAMETNWVKLEIHPDPKYLMPDPVETLLATRELVKRGFVVLPYVHADPVLCKQLEEAGAAAVMPLGAPIGSNRGLETRAFLEIILAQARVPVVIDAGLGAPSHAAAALEMGADAVLVNTAIAAASDPVGMGAAFRKAVEAGRLGYEAGLAARGAELRAVATSPLTAFLSEV
- the thiD gene encoding bifunctional hydroxymethylpyrimidine kinase/phosphomethylpyrimidine kinase, yielding MKRSLCVLTIAGSDSGAGAGVQADARTIHALGGYALTAITAVTAQNTRGVKAWRAVGRGLLRAQIEAVLGDFPVAAIKTGLLPGAAAVRVVVEMLKDYSGRRRMPLVIDPVVGSTSGTRFLSVVGLRALKAELLPWATLVTPNWPEAETLSGLRVRSFEDAERAGREILRSGCGAVLVKGGHAPGGRCRDVLVMRDASDDVVVRWFEGARVKTWNTHGTGCVLSAAIAVELAKGRSLTVGIKNARRFLRRALENGKETDWGGGAGPAFAG
- a CDS encoding thiamine phosphate synthase, which codes for MKLIVISPEGDDAREVPALMAMLAAGLERYHVRKPGWSREKLEIWLRSLPERWRSRLVLHQHHELVDELGFGGRHWRDDGTALLEPPAVSMAPFQMVDRIGPYGVSSRACHDLAALRAAMGRYDSVLLGPVFPSISKEGYGPTGMLSLNELYHLLRNRTPGQKFTQVIGIGGLTAANAPRCRNFGFDGVATLGAVWQSTDPVRAFFEIQSAISYHAT